Proteins from a single region of Corallococcus caeni:
- the bamA gene encoding outer membrane protein assembly factor BamA, whose amino-acid sequence MRLTVLRKSLLPLLAVALWALGPLPAHAQVDVDAGSPAVVPPSSPAATPVPPPDAGTPAGGDVPLATSPDDEDTNVSPSDRVVEVRIEGNRRVESEAIRRALRTKVGDPLTRTAEDLRAIWALGYFSDVQLLAQRMANGIAYVVRVVERPTIRSVKLQGNEELSADDLKEQLELRAGTILDIEAVRATQKKIQEKYVEKGYFLAEVTYRLEPVEGGAAVNVVYVINEHSKVMVKQIILQGAEKVSPEELKATMITKEGGFLSFFTGEGTYREEAFQRDLAVIQIAYYDRGFINVRVDKPTVQLSADKRDIYITLHITEGESYDIGKIDFAGDLERPPEELLKLMKSRPKERFNRGQLSTDISAISDVYFDKGYAYANINPVTSVNAESRTVDLTFDIQKGPLVNIERIDVVGNTKTRDKVIRRELRVYEGELYNGTGVKRSRERVTALGFFETVEITQHPGSTDNTIVLQVEVKEKATGTFQVGLGFSNVENFIFTAQVSQNNFLGWGQSVSASAQISGLRSLVQLSFYDPYFLDTNYLLSAEFFRVQADYEGFIRNSTGGTISLGRQLVDDVLATVGYSREYVDVQAGQGIGAVLLANQFQSGVTSALRLSVSFDRRDNRLFPSRGFIHYGSVETAPSFLGGTFLFNRYTAYSRLYFPMPLGFVFKTNATLGYVQQLDSSKPLPISELYYVGGINTIRGYYLRSISPTLLVPRADNPDANVTEFRVGGNKQLIFNFELEFPIFEKAGLRGVLFYDAGNAFGSNEKFFEDRQDKLPLGLFHSVGFGFRWFSPIGPLRFEWGIPLTKRPSDDPILFEFTIGNFF is encoded by the coding sequence TTGAGGCTCACCGTTCTGCGCAAGTCATTGCTCCCGCTGCTGGCGGTCGCCCTGTGGGCGCTCGGGCCGCTTCCCGCCCACGCCCAGGTGGACGTGGACGCGGGCTCGCCCGCCGTCGTCCCCCCGTCCTCCCCCGCCGCCACGCCCGTGCCCCCTCCGGACGCGGGCACCCCCGCGGGCGGCGACGTACCGCTGGCCACCTCCCCGGACGACGAGGACACCAACGTGTCCCCCTCGGACCGCGTCGTGGAGGTCCGCATCGAGGGCAACCGCCGCGTGGAGTCGGAGGCCATCCGCCGCGCGCTGCGCACGAAGGTCGGCGACCCGCTGACGCGCACCGCGGAGGACCTCCGCGCCATCTGGGCCCTGGGCTACTTCTCGGACGTGCAGCTGCTCGCGCAGCGCATGGCCAACGGCATCGCCTACGTGGTGCGCGTGGTGGAGCGCCCTACCATCCGCTCCGTGAAGCTCCAGGGCAACGAGGAGCTCAGCGCGGATGACCTGAAGGAGCAGCTGGAGCTTCGGGCCGGCACCATCCTCGACATCGAGGCCGTGCGCGCCACGCAGAAGAAGATCCAGGAGAAGTACGTCGAGAAGGGCTACTTCCTGGCGGAGGTGACGTACCGGCTGGAGCCGGTGGAGGGCGGCGCCGCGGTCAACGTCGTCTACGTCATCAACGAGCACTCGAAGGTGATGGTGAAGCAGATCATCCTCCAGGGCGCGGAGAAGGTGTCCCCGGAGGAGCTCAAGGCGACCATGATCACGAAGGAGGGCGGCTTCCTGTCCTTCTTCACCGGCGAGGGCACCTACCGCGAGGAGGCCTTCCAGCGCGACCTCGCCGTCATTCAAATCGCCTACTACGACCGCGGCTTCATCAACGTGCGCGTGGACAAGCCCACCGTGCAGCTGTCCGCGGACAAGCGCGACATCTACATCACCCTGCACATCACCGAGGGTGAGTCGTACGACATCGGGAAGATCGACTTCGCGGGCGACCTGGAGCGCCCGCCGGAGGAGCTGCTGAAGCTGATGAAGTCGCGCCCGAAGGAGCGCTTCAACCGCGGCCAGCTCTCCACGGACATCTCCGCCATCTCCGACGTGTACTTCGACAAGGGGTACGCGTACGCCAACATCAACCCCGTCACCTCCGTCAACGCGGAGTCGCGGACGGTGGACCTCACCTTCGACATCCAGAAGGGCCCGCTCGTCAACATCGAGCGCATCGACGTCGTCGGCAACACGAAGACGCGCGACAAGGTCATCCGCCGCGAGCTGCGCGTCTACGAGGGAGAGCTCTACAACGGCACCGGCGTGAAGCGCAGCCGCGAGCGCGTCACCGCGCTGGGCTTCTTCGAGACCGTCGAAATCACCCAGCACCCGGGCAGCACCGACAACACCATCGTGTTGCAGGTGGAGGTGAAGGAGAAGGCCACCGGCACCTTCCAGGTGGGCCTGGGCTTCTCCAACGTGGAGAACTTCATCTTCACGGCCCAGGTGTCGCAGAACAACTTCCTCGGCTGGGGCCAGAGCGTGTCCGCGTCCGCGCAGATTTCAGGCCTGCGCTCCCTGGTCCAGCTGTCGTTCTACGACCCGTACTTCCTGGACACGAACTACCTCTTGTCCGCGGAGTTCTTCCGCGTCCAGGCGGACTACGAGGGCTTCATCCGCAACTCCACGGGCGGCACCATCTCCCTGGGCCGCCAGCTGGTGGACGACGTGCTGGCCACGGTCGGCTACTCGCGCGAGTACGTGGACGTGCAGGCGGGGCAGGGCATTGGCGCGGTGCTGCTCGCCAACCAGTTCCAGTCCGGCGTCACCAGCGCGCTGCGCCTGTCGGTGTCCTTCGACCGGCGCGACAACCGCCTCTTCCCGTCGCGCGGCTTCATCCACTACGGCTCGGTGGAGACGGCGCCCTCGTTCCTGGGCGGCACGTTCCTCTTCAACCGCTACACCGCCTACTCGCGCCTGTACTTCCCCATGCCGCTGGGCTTCGTCTTCAAGACGAACGCCACGCTGGGCTACGTGCAGCAGCTGGACTCCAGCAAGCCGCTGCCCATCAGCGAGCTCTACTACGTGGGCGGCATCAACACGATCCGCGGCTACTACCTGCGCAGCATCAGCCCCACGCTGCTCGTGCCGCGCGCGGACAACCCGGACGCCAACGTCACGGAGTTCCGGGTGGGCGGCAACAAGCAGCTCATCTTCAACTTCGAACTGGAGTTCCCCATCTTCGAGAAGGCCGGCCTGCGCGGCGTGCTCTTCTACGACGCGGGCAATGCCTTCGGCTCCAACGAGAAGTTCTTCGAGGACCGGCAGGACAAGCTGCCCCTGGGCCTCTTCCACTCCGTGGGCTTCGGCTTCCGCTGGTTCTCGCCCATCGGGCCCCTGCGCTTCGAGTGGGGCATCCCGCTGACCAAGCGGCCTTCGGATGACCCCATCCTGTTCGAGTTCACGATCGGTAACTTCTTCTGA
- a CDS encoding ABC transporter ATP-binding protein, which translates to MALLSIRNVFKSYFLHGKRIDVLRGVSLDIQAGELVSMIGASGAGKSTFLHVLGTLDAPAAGEVLFDGRSVFSMNDAEIAEFRNRTIGFVFQSHYLLPEFTALENVAMPALIQRKDRGGAYTYARELLERVGLGSRVDHRPGELSGGEAQRVALARALVLKPAVLLADEPTGNLDPTTGEGIHQLLRDVNRDLGITAVVVTHNETLARSMPRRLRLAGGQVSEA; encoded by the coding sequence ATGGCGCTGTTGTCCATCCGCAACGTCTTCAAGAGCTACTTCCTGCACGGCAAGCGCATTGACGTGCTGCGCGGCGTGTCCCTGGACATCCAGGCCGGGGAGCTCGTCTCCATGATTGGCGCGTCCGGCGCGGGCAAGAGCACCTTCCTGCACGTGCTGGGCACGCTGGATGCCCCTGCCGCCGGTGAAGTCCTCTTCGACGGCCGGTCTGTCTTCTCCATGAACGACGCGGAGATCGCCGAGTTCCGCAACCGCACCATCGGCTTCGTCTTCCAGAGCCACTACCTCCTGCCGGAGTTCACCGCGCTGGAGAACGTGGCCATGCCCGCGCTCATCCAGCGCAAGGACCGCGGGGGTGCCTACACCTACGCCCGCGAGCTCTTGGAGCGCGTGGGCCTGGGCAGCCGCGTGGACCACCGCCCCGGGGAGCTGTCCGGCGGCGAGGCCCAGCGCGTGGCCCTGGCGCGCGCGCTGGTGCTCAAGCCCGCGGTGCTGCTCGCGGACGAGCCCACCGGCAACCTGGACCCGACGACGGGCGAGGGCATCCACCAGCTGCTCCGGGACGTCAACCGGGACCTGGGCATCACCGCCGTCGTCGTGACGCACAACGAGACGCTTGCTCGCTCCATGCCCCGCCGCCTGAGACTGGCCGGCGGGCAGGTGTCGGAGGCCTGA
- a CDS encoding FtsX-like permease family protein, producing MHPAERQTDYRWPLLWAGALVALVGAILLGVAISESEAWAEVAGALGLSFVGWGGLVHSFDAGALALGAQKTAAVAGPKALVAGTLVWLAGWGLIAAGIRRAPASAEGPSPAAGAPLYPRLARYRDFYWSTLGAYGGGILLAELVLLLLQTVLSSGVPSDLGGAAREASGGLSLPPTVAFAIAFIVSMAVAFASGFVGASRAQRLSFPEATIGVFYLGLPVPILLSLMERVPSLQLALGYRLREVTYVAGLIGRPELAYWLVFAALVLALILGINTGFIAAGSGRVDLRLGFELFVARRHVAVFRPSLLLGALAVLMFGIIPPLIVYFIIRGAEAAVERTRVKALGLADPLAAASAQHRMKLHEQSPTMMMTALSVGGVGVGVMALIIVLSVMSGFEADLQQKILGTNAHAVVSRYAGDLPDYDKVMQQVKRVPGVVGQTPFIINQVMIASEGNVDGVIIKGIDPKSVGSVTDLPQNILPGGDLDHLEHPARILPSSAVEDSEGKKDAEEDPIIGKPSKPAKPTVLPGIIIGRELAASLRVVVGDRVNVVSPLGTELGPTGPIPKSRAFRVAGVFYSGMYEYDSKFVYILLKEAQDFFAVKGATGIELKVADIDDARRISNQVVRVLGGYPYRARDWGEMNKNLFSALRLEKLVMGIILSIIIIVAAGLIVATVIMLVLEKRKEISVLKALGVPDGGIVKIFLAEGLQIGVAGGVLGLFSGLAWCLFIEKVGIKLDPEVYYIPALPVRIEPVQTALAVLIAVLVTYLASIYPALKASSVEPVEGLKAE from the coding sequence GTGCACCCCGCCGAACGGCAGACCGACTATCGCTGGCCCCTCCTGTGGGCCGGCGCCCTCGTGGCACTCGTGGGAGCCATCCTCCTGGGGGTGGCCATCTCCGAGTCCGAGGCGTGGGCCGAGGTGGCCGGCGCCCTGGGCCTCTCCTTCGTGGGGTGGGGCGGGCTCGTCCATTCCTTCGACGCCGGGGCGCTCGCCCTGGGCGCCCAGAAGACGGCGGCCGTGGCCGGCCCCAAGGCGCTGGTCGCCGGGACGCTCGTCTGGCTGGCCGGCTGGGGCCTCATCGCGGCCGGAATCCGCCGCGCGCCGGCCTCCGCTGAAGGGCCCAGCCCCGCCGCGGGTGCTCCCCTGTACCCCCGCCTGGCGCGCTACCGGGACTTCTACTGGAGCACGCTGGGCGCCTACGGCGGTGGCATCCTCCTGGCGGAGCTGGTGCTGCTGCTGCTGCAGACCGTCCTCTCCAGCGGCGTGCCGTCGGATTTGGGCGGCGCGGCGCGCGAGGCGAGCGGGGGCCTGTCCCTGCCCCCCACCGTCGCCTTCGCCATCGCGTTCATCGTGAGCATGGCCGTGGCGTTCGCGTCCGGCTTCGTGGGCGCGTCCCGGGCGCAGCGGCTGTCGTTCCCGGAAGCCACCATCGGCGTGTTCTACCTGGGCCTGCCGGTGCCCATCCTCCTGTCGCTGATGGAGCGCGTGCCGTCCCTGCAACTGGCGCTCGGCTACCGGCTGCGAGAGGTGACGTACGTCGCGGGGCTCATCGGCCGGCCGGAGCTGGCGTACTGGCTCGTCTTCGCCGCGCTGGTGCTGGCGCTCATCCTGGGCATCAACACGGGCTTCATCGCGGCGGGCAGCGGCCGGGTGGACCTGCGGCTGGGCTTCGAGCTCTTCGTCGCGCGCCGGCACGTGGCGGTGTTCCGCCCGTCGCTGCTCCTGGGCGCGCTCGCGGTGCTGATGTTCGGCATCATCCCGCCGCTCATCGTCTACTTCATCATCCGCGGGGCGGAGGCCGCCGTGGAGCGCACGCGCGTCAAGGCGCTGGGCCTGGCGGATCCGCTCGCCGCCGCGTCCGCGCAGCACCGGATGAAGCTGCACGAACAGTCCCCCACCATGATGATGACCGCGCTGTCGGTGGGCGGCGTGGGCGTGGGCGTGATGGCGCTCATCATCGTGCTCAGCGTGATGAGCGGCTTCGAGGCCGACCTCCAGCAGAAGATCCTGGGCACCAACGCGCACGCGGTGGTGTCGCGCTACGCCGGGGACCTGCCGGACTACGACAAGGTGATGCAGCAGGTGAAGCGCGTGCCCGGCGTGGTGGGCCAGACGCCCTTCATCATCAACCAGGTGATGATCGCCTCCGAGGGCAACGTCGACGGCGTCATCATCAAGGGCATCGACCCGAAGTCGGTCGGCTCGGTGACGGACCTGCCGCAGAACATCCTGCCCGGCGGCGACCTGGACCACCTGGAGCACCCCGCGCGAATCCTCCCCAGCAGCGCGGTGGAGGACTCGGAAGGCAAGAAGGACGCGGAGGAGGACCCCATCATCGGCAAGCCCTCCAAGCCGGCGAAGCCCACGGTGCTCCCGGGCATCATCATCGGCCGCGAGCTGGCCGCCTCCCTGCGCGTGGTGGTGGGCGACCGGGTGAACGTCGTCTCGCCGCTCGGCACGGAGCTGGGCCCCACGGGTCCCATCCCCAAGAGCCGCGCGTTCCGGGTGGCGGGCGTCTTCTACTCGGGCATGTACGAGTACGACTCCAAGTTCGTCTACATCCTGCTCAAGGAAGCGCAGGACTTCTTCGCCGTGAAGGGCGCCACCGGCATCGAGCTGAAGGTGGCGGACATCGACGACGCGCGCCGCATCTCCAACCAGGTGGTGCGCGTGCTGGGCGGCTATCCCTACCGCGCGCGCGACTGGGGGGAGATGAACAAGAACCTCTTCTCCGCGCTGCGCCTGGAGAAGCTGGTGATGGGCATCATCCTGTCCATCATCATCATCGTCGCCGCGGGCCTCATCGTCGCCACGGTCATCATGCTGGTGCTGGAGAAGCGCAAGGAGATCTCCGTCCTCAAGGCGCTGGGCGTCCCGGACGGCGGCATCGTGAAGATCTTCCTCGCCGAGGGGCTCCAGATTGGCGTGGCCGGCGGCGTGCTGGGCCTGTTCTCCGGCCTCGCGTGGTGCCTCTTCATCGAGAAGGTCGGCATCAAGCTGGACCCCGAGGTCTATTACATCCCCGCGCTGCCGGTGCGCATCGAACCGGTGCAGACGGCGCTGGCGGTGCTCATCGCGGTGCTCGTCACCTACCTGGCGTCCATCTACCCGGCCCTCAAGGCGAGCAGCGTGGAACCGGTGGAAGGTCTGAAGGCGGAGTAG
- the lysS gene encoding lysine--tRNA ligase yields MAETDNKTPPGDKSGEAADLGSKEQEIYQQRLDKAAKWREAGFNPYGNGYAPRHRAADILATHANHSMEDLEKDAPVYDVAGRIVAMRSFGKAAFIKLRDRTGEIQAHVKKDALGDLYEVFKQCDLGDFVAVEGPIFRSKTGELSLSATKFVPLTKSLRPMPEKWHGLTDVEVRYRQRYLDLVSNPDVKQVFLKRSKLVKFIRNFLDGRDFVEVETPMMHPLVTGAAARPFVTHHNTYDIDLYMRIAPELYLKRLVVGGMERVYEINRNFRNEGISTRHNPEFTMLEFYQAYATYVDLMDLTEEMLSEASRHVTGDSKVKYGEHTIDFGKGWKRIPMPEAIREAVPGLSDKDMVDVDRLRHELLKTVHSEVERRAVDAMNHGELVGALFEAHVEHTLIHPTFITQYPTAVSPLARRNDQNPEVTDRFELFVAGREIANAFSELNDPLDQKGRFQAQLDAKQRGQQETMDYDEDYIRALEHGMPPTAGEGIGIDRVAMLFTDAASIRDVILFPLLKPLAK; encoded by the coding sequence ATGGCCGAGACCGATAACAAGACCCCCCCAGGCGACAAGAGCGGTGAAGCGGCGGATCTCGGCTCCAAGGAGCAGGAGATCTACCAGCAGCGGTTGGACAAGGCCGCCAAGTGGCGCGAGGCCGGGTTCAACCCCTACGGCAACGGCTACGCCCCCAGGCACCGGGCCGCGGACATCCTGGCCACGCACGCGAACCACTCCATGGAGGACCTGGAGAAGGACGCGCCCGTCTACGACGTCGCCGGCCGCATCGTGGCCATGCGCTCGTTCGGCAAGGCCGCGTTCATCAAGCTGCGCGACCGCACCGGGGAGATCCAGGCGCACGTGAAGAAGGACGCGCTGGGGGACCTCTATGAGGTCTTCAAGCAGTGCGACCTGGGTGACTTCGTCGCGGTGGAGGGCCCCATCTTCCGCAGCAAGACGGGGGAGCTGTCCCTGTCTGCCACGAAGTTCGTGCCCCTCACCAAGTCCCTGCGCCCCATGCCGGAGAAGTGGCACGGCCTCACGGACGTGGAGGTGCGCTACCGCCAGCGCTACCTGGACCTCGTCTCCAACCCGGACGTGAAGCAGGTCTTCCTGAAGCGCAGCAAGCTGGTGAAGTTCATCCGGAACTTCCTCGACGGGCGCGACTTCGTCGAGGTGGAGACCCCGATGATGCACCCGCTGGTGACGGGCGCGGCGGCGCGGCCGTTCGTCACGCACCACAACACGTACGACATCGACCTCTACATGCGCATCGCGCCCGAGCTCTATCTGAAGCGGCTCGTGGTGGGCGGCATGGAGCGCGTCTACGAAATCAACCGCAACTTCCGCAACGAGGGCATCAGCACCCGGCACAACCCGGAGTTCACGATGCTGGAGTTCTATCAGGCGTACGCCACGTACGTGGACCTGATGGACCTCACGGAGGAGATGCTCTCGGAGGCCTCCCGCCACGTCACCGGCGACTCCAAGGTGAAGTACGGAGAGCACACCATCGACTTCGGCAAGGGCTGGAAGCGCATCCCCATGCCGGAGGCCATCCGCGAGGCCGTCCCCGGCCTGTCCGACAAGGACATGGTGGACGTGGACCGCCTGCGTCACGAGCTGCTCAAGACGGTGCACTCGGAGGTGGAGCGCCGCGCCGTGGACGCCATGAACCACGGCGAGCTCGTGGGCGCCCTCTTCGAGGCCCACGTCGAGCACACGCTCATCCATCCCACCTTCATCACCCAGTATCCCACCGCCGTCTCCCCGCTCGCCCGCCGCAACGACCAGAACCCGGAAGTCACGGACCGGTTCGAGCTCTTCGTCGCGGGCCGGGAAATCGCCAACGCCTTCTCCGAATTGAACGACCCCCTGGACCAGAAGGGCCGCTTCCAGGCCCAGCTGGACGCGAAGCAGCGGGGCCAGCAGGAGACGATGGACTACGACGAGGACTACATCCGCGCCCTGGAACACGGCATGCCGCCCACGGCCGGTGAGGGCATCGGGATTGATCGCGTCGCCATGTTGTTCACGGACGCCGCCAGCATCCGCGACGTGATTCTTTTCCCCCTCCTCAAGCCGCTGGCGAAGTAG
- a CDS encoding anti-sigma factor family protein yields the protein MSGGGWRSTDVEPRLDHREARALFLALADEELPAAQEQAVRGHLDGCEECRQGWDRYARTVERVRSVEREKAPPALASLVAGRVRRQRRFGLRGLHLAHANHRFPVEILIPLLLAAAVGAFLLMSS from the coding sequence ATGAGCGGCGGCGGGTGGAGGTCAACGGACGTGGAACCGCGTTTGGATCACCGTGAGGCGAGGGCGCTGTTCCTGGCGCTCGCCGACGAAGAGCTGCCCGCCGCCCAGGAACAGGCGGTGCGCGGTCACCTGGACGGCTGCGAGGAGTGCCGCCAGGGGTGGGACCGCTACGCCCGCACCGTGGAGCGCGTGCGCTCGGTGGAGCGGGAGAAGGCTCCGCCCGCGCTCGCCTCGCTCGTGGCGGGCCGCGTGCGCCGCCAGCGCCGCTTCGGCCTGCGCGGGCTGCACCTGGCCCACGCCAACCACCGCTTCCCGGTGGAGATCCTCATCCCGCTGCTGCTGGCCGCGGCGGTGGGCGCATTTCTTTTGATGTCTTCCTGA
- a CDS encoding sigma-70 family RNA polymerase sigma factor yields MSPGGVLDVGQQALASKAAADPRREAARREEQALLVRLRRGDPEAFESLVREHQDRLYDFCFRMVGDREEAHDLVQEIFVSVHQNVRRFREDARLSTWLFRISKNHCLNRLKYLQRRGRGRSEVYDEVSAAAIAEGGGAPPQPDAALDVARERARVQRAISQLDPDARMLVALRDIEGLSYDEIVDITELPEGTVKSRLHRAREKLADLLGRFEP; encoded by the coding sequence GTGTCACCGGGCGGAGTGCTCGACGTCGGACAGCAGGCCCTGGCCTCCAAGGCCGCCGCCGACCCGCGTCGCGAGGCCGCCCGCCGCGAGGAACAGGCGCTGCTCGTCCGGCTGCGGCGCGGGGACCCGGAGGCCTTCGAGTCCCTGGTGCGCGAACACCAGGACCGCCTCTACGACTTCTGCTTCCGCATGGTGGGCGACCGCGAGGAGGCCCACGACCTGGTGCAGGAGATCTTCGTCAGCGTGCACCAGAACGTCCGGCGCTTCCGCGAGGACGCGCGCCTGTCCACGTGGCTGTTCCGCATCTCCAAGAACCACTGCCTCAACCGGCTGAAGTACCTCCAACGCCGGGGGCGCGGGCGCTCGGAGGTCTACGACGAGGTGAGCGCCGCCGCCATCGCGGAGGGCGGAGGCGCCCCGCCGCAGCCGGACGCCGCCCTGGACGTGGCGCGCGAGCGGGCCCGGGTGCAGCGGGCCATTTCCCAACTGGACCCGGATGCGCGCATGCTGGTGGCGCTGCGCGACATCGAGGGCCTGAGCTACGACGAGATTGTCGACATCACCGAGCTGCCCGAGGGGACCGTGAAGAGCCGGCTCCACCGGGCACGCGAGAAGCTGGCGGACCTGCTGGGGCGCTTCGAACCATGA
- the prfB gene encoding peptide chain release factor 2 (programmed frameshift) has translation MANDSMEKINALKERLNALRGHLDLDRKRSRIALIERDSTQPGFWDDNTKAQGLLKEKSTLEASVGAFDKTMRGLDDAQTLLELAAEMNDEASAQEAEGSLGSLEAEVAKLELARMLSGPQDHSNCFMDINPGAGGTDSMDWAAMLMRMYTRYGETKGWKVEISDALPGEEAGFKNVSLRIEGENAYGYLKAEVGVHRLVRISPFDANARRQTAFASVDVYPEVDDSIQIDLPEKDYELKFIRGSGAGGQKVNKTSSTAQLRHLPTGIMITCQTERSQSANKDMAFQILRGRLYELEMKKRDAERDAAEAAKKDISFGSQIRSYVLAPYRMVKDLRTGVETGNVDKVLDGDLDEFVTAQLLGVKNPNRNASAD, from the exons ATGGCGAACGATTCGATGGAGAAGATCAACGCCCTGAAGGAGCGCCTCAACGCGCTCCGGGGGCATCTT GACCTGGACCGCAAGCGGTCCCGCATCGCGCTGATTGAACGTGACTCCACGCAGCCCGGCTTCTGGGATGACAACACCAAGGCCCAGGGGCTCCTGAAGGAGAAGTCCACGCTGGAGGCCAGCGTGGGCGCCTTCGACAAGACGATGCGCGGGCTGGACGACGCGCAGACGCTGCTGGAGCTGGCGGCGGAGATGAACGACGAGGCGAGCGCGCAGGAAGCCGAAGGCTCGCTCGGGTCGCTGGAGGCGGAGGTCGCGAAGCTGGAGCTGGCGCGGATGCTCTCCGGGCCCCAGGACCACAGCAACTGCTTCATGGACATCAACCCGGGCGCGGGCGGCACGGACTCCATGGACTGGGCCGCCATGCTCATGCGCATGTACACGCGCTACGGCGAGACGAAGGGCTGGAAGGTCGAGATCAGCGACGCGCTGCCGGGCGAAGAGGCGGGCTTCAAGAACGTCTCGCTGCGCATCGAGGGCGAGAACGCCTACGGCTACCTCAAGGCGGAGGTGGGCGTGCACCGGCTCGTGCGCATCAGCCCCTTCGACGCCAACGCGCGCCGGCAGACGGCCTTCGCGTCCGTGGACGTGTACCCGGAGGTCGACGACAGCATCCAGATCGACCTGCCGGAGAAGGACTACGAGTTGAAGTTCATCCGCGGCAGTGGCGCGGGTGGCCAGAAGGTCAACAAGACGTCGTCCACGGCGCAGCTGCGGCACCTGCCCACGGGCATCATGATCACCTGCCAGACGGAGCGCTCGCAGTCGGCCAACAAGGACATGGCCTTCCAGATCCTGCGCGGCCGCCTGTACGAGCTGGAGATGAAGAAGCGCGATGCCGAGCGCGACGCGGCGGAGGCGGCCAAGAAGGACATCTCCTTCGGCTCGCAGATCCGCAGCTACGTGCTGGCGCCGTACCGCATGGTCAAGGACCTGCGCACCGGCGTGGAGACGGGCAACGTGGACAAGGTGCTGGACGGCGACCTGGACGAGTTCGTCACCGCGCAGCTCCTGGGCGTGAAGAACCCCAACCGCAACGCCTCCGCGGACTAA
- a CDS encoding Lnb N-terminal periplasmic domain-containing protein, producing the protein MPRLSSLVVASLLGLLLTASSARAAPVPPWGTGESRGEDLSIWLVTFSPGDDVFSWWGHGSLVVEDRARNLQRLYNYGMYSFDDQTVVRFAKGRLEFWVGESSVNGTFRFYKSERRDVRVQELNLTPEQRVTVAKKLADNVLPQNRDYLYEHYSDNCVTRLRDMIDVAVGGRLSEAEKAPARMTLREHTRRYTAVSPPMSFLLDFMMNDSIDKPITRREEAFLPDELEQQVAELKVPGPDGRPVPLVEKQWDYYASSRPRPPARPPAFGPYILALGVLLGGAALGLAAWERRGSRAARILLGLENVVVGLVLGIPGLALVIMWVGTNHVVTHHNENLFLANPLTLLAVPYGLRLTWNSAKARARLKWVWGLLAATGALGLALKVLPWCDQDNWRAIALILPISLGMAGAFWLDRLRALVPGTARTQPRQDAPVSSLKAS; encoded by the coding sequence ATGCCCCGCCTGTCGTCTCTCGTCGTCGCAAGCCTGTTGGGTCTCCTGCTGACCGCGTCCTCCGCGCGCGCCGCGCCGGTGCCGCCGTGGGGTACGGGCGAGAGCCGGGGCGAGGACCTGTCCATCTGGCTGGTGACCTTCAGCCCCGGCGACGACGTCTTCTCCTGGTGGGGCCACGGCTCGCTGGTGGTGGAGGACCGCGCCCGGAACCTGCAGCGGCTCTACAACTACGGGATGTATTCGTTCGACGACCAGACGGTGGTGCGCTTCGCCAAGGGCCGCCTGGAGTTCTGGGTCGGTGAGTCGAGCGTCAACGGCACCTTCCGCTTCTACAAGTCGGAGCGGCGCGACGTGCGCGTGCAGGAGCTCAACCTCACGCCCGAGCAGCGCGTGACGGTGGCGAAGAAGCTGGCGGACAACGTGCTGCCGCAGAACCGCGACTACCTCTACGAGCACTACAGCGACAACTGCGTGACGCGGCTGCGCGACATGATCGACGTGGCCGTCGGCGGCCGGCTGTCGGAGGCGGAGAAGGCCCCGGCCCGCATGACGCTGCGCGAGCACACGCGGCGCTACACGGCGGTGAGCCCGCCCATGAGCTTCCTGCTCGACTTCATGATGAACGACTCCATCGACAAGCCCATCACCCGCCGCGAGGAGGCCTTCCTCCCGGACGAGCTGGAGCAGCAGGTGGCGGAGCTGAAGGTGCCGGGCCCGGACGGCAGGCCCGTGCCGCTGGTGGAGAAGCAGTGGGACTACTACGCGTCCTCCCGTCCCCGGCCCCCCGCGCGGCCGCCGGCCTTTGGCCCGTACATCCTGGCGCTGGGCGTGCTCCTGGGCGGCGCCGCCCTGGGGCTGGCCGCGTGGGAGCGCAGGGGCAGCCGCGCGGCCCGCATCCTCCTGGGCCTGGAGAACGTGGTGGTGGGGCTGGTGCTGGGCATCCCGGGGCTGGCGCTCGTCATCATGTGGGTGGGCACGAACCACGTCGTCACCCACCACAATGAGAACCTCTTCCTGGCCAACCCCCTGACGCTCCTGGCCGTGCCGTACGGCCTGCGCCTCACCTGGAACAGCGCGAAGGCGCGCGCGCGGCTCAAGTGGGTGTGGGGCCTGCTCGCGGCCACGGGCGCGCTGGGGCTGGCGCTCAAGGTGCTGCCCTGGTGTGACCAGGACAACTGGCGCGCCATCGCGCTCATCCTGCCCATCTCCCTGGGCATGGCCGGCGCCTTCTGGCTGGACCGCCTGCGGGCGCTCGTGCCAGGAACGGCGCGCACGCAGCCCCGTCAGGATGCGCCGGTGTCGTCGCTCAAGGCCTCCTGA